The Changchengzhania lutea genomic sequence TGTTTATTGCAAATTTGCATACCTTGACTCAAATTAAAGATGCCGATACCTTGCGCACGAACACCTATTCCACAGCAGCCACTTGGTTGGCCTTTGGTCTGAATATTGAAAAAACGGTTTTTTACAGACAAAGTGATGTGCCTCAAGTAACAGAATTATCCTGGTATTTAAGCTGTTTTTTTCCCTACCAGCGCCTCACATTGGCACATAGTTTTAAAGACAAGGCGGATAGGTTAGAGGATGTAAATGCTGGTTTATTTTCGTATCCTATGCTTATGGCAGCCGATATTTTGTTATATGACGCTGAAATTATTCCTGTGGGGAAAGACCAACTGCAACATATAGAAATGACACGTGATGTCGCCTCTCGTTTTCATGCTAAAATGGGTGAAACCTTTGTATTGCCAGAAGGTAAAATTCAAGAAAACACCATGCTTATTCCAGGCACTGATGGTGAGAAAATGAGTAAAAGCAGGGATAACATTATCAATATTTTTTTTGATGATAAAAAGCTGCGCAAGCAAATCATGTCTATTGCAACAGATAGTACGCCTCTTGAAGACCCTAAGGACTGGGCGACTTGCAACTGTTTTGCCATTTATAGTTTATTAGCTGACGGTTCTCAAATTGAAACCATGAAAGCTAATTATGAACATGGCGGATATGGCTACGGACACGCTAAACAAGCATTGTTTGAACTAATAACTCATATGTTTTCTGAAGAACGAGCGCGTTATAATTACTACATGAATAATTTGTCTGAAATTGACAAAGCACTTGCTTTAGGTTCTGAAAAAGCGAAACTGGTTGCAGATACTGTTTTGGGTAGAGTAAGAGAGAAGGCTGGGTATTAAATTCCTGCGAAGGCAGGAATTTTAAATAACCTCAAACAACTTCCCTGGCAATGGCCTTATCACACCTTTTAATTCCATGTTTAAAAGTACACCCGCCACTTTAAAAATGGGTAATTGACAGTTAATGGCAATCACATCCAAGACCTGTTTATCGTTTTCTTTTAAATAACTGTAAATCACTTTTTCGGTAGAATCAAGTTCTACAAATAGTTGCTTTTGTATCGCGGGTTTCTTGTCATCTTCCAATTGCCAATTCAAGATATAAGGAACATCTAAAGGGGTGGTGAGCATATGTGCTTTTTGATGCTTTATTAAATTATTACACCCCACACTCTGACTATCTGTAGTACGTCCAGGGACTGCAAAAACATCTCGGTTATAGGAATTTGCAATATCTGCGGTGACCAAGCTCCCCCCTTTTTCGGCAGATTCAATAACAATGGTTGCTTCACTTACACCTGCAATAATTCTATTTCGTTTTAAAAAATTATTTTTATCAAAAGGATCACTACTCCAAAAATCTGTATAAAAACCACCGTTTTTTTCAATATCAACCATATATTTTTTGTGAACTTTTGGATAGATTTGATTTAATCCGTGCGCTAGACAAGCTATAGTTTGCAAGTCCTGTGCTATGGCTGCCTTATGTGCTGTAATATCTGTGCCATAAGCGAATCCGGAGACGATAATGGGATTATATGGTGATAATTTTTCTACTAATTCTTCGCAAAAAGCCACACCACTAGTTGTAATTTTTCTGGCACCCACAATGCTTATAATATGTCGATGCTCAAGGTTCATATTACCTGTTTGAAACAATAAAATAGGCCCGTCAATGCAATGTTTCAGCTTTTCAGGATAGCTTTCGCCAGTGAAATAACTCACCTTAATTTGGTTCGTTTTAATAAATTCCATTTCCTTCTCAGCAGCTTTCAAATGCTCCGAATCATATAACCCTTTTAAAACATTCAGTCCAATACCATCAATTTTTATAAGATTTTGCTTCTTTGCTTTTAATACGGCTTCAGCAGACCCGCAGGTTGCTATAAGACGCTTAGCCGTAATATCCCCAATATTGGGAACATGCTGTAGCGCAAGCGTATAAAGTAAATCAAGCTCTAACATAATTGAAATCTCTTTTTGAAACTACAAGAACGTCATTTTTATCCTGTTAATAAATACTTGCATCTATATTTTTATGGAACCTATATTTTTTTAACTTTGTTTCTATGCAACTAGAAACCTACATAAGCGATTTACTCTATAGATATGAATGTGTTACTGTTCCTAAATTTGGAGCCTTCGTAACACAAAGGGTTTCTGCAACCATAGACGATACCACTAATTCCTTTTTTCCGCCTAAAAAGGTATTATCGTTTAATGAGCAAATTCAAGCCAACGATGGTTTATTGGCACATTATATTGCTGATGTAGAAAAAATTCCTTTTGAAGTTGCTGTAAAAAAAATTGACAAACGCGTTAAAACACTTAAGGCCTATTTAACACAGGGCGAAACGCTTACCTTTAAAAATATTGGCGAGATTGTTTTTAATAACGAGGGTAAAATTTTATTCGAACCCACTTACCACCTTAATTACTTAACAGATGCTTTTGGCTTATCTCAATTTGAAACATCCCAAGTAAATCGTGAGGTTTATAAAAAAGAAGTGGAAACTATTGAAAATGTCATTCCTATTGGCGTCACTTCAGAAAAAAGAAAATCTAAACCGTATTTAAGATATGCTGCCGTCGCTGTAGTCGCCTTAACCTTAGGTGGGTTTGTGGCTTCTAATTATTATGTTAACCAAATTGAAACGCACAACCAACTGGCTCAAGAAGAAGCGAC encodes the following:
- the dprA gene encoding DNA-processing protein DprA, encoding MLELDLLYTLALQHVPNIGDITAKRLIATCGSAEAVLKAKKQNLIKIDGIGLNVLKGLYDSEHLKAAEKEMEFIKTNQIKVSYFTGESYPEKLKHCIDGPILLFQTGNMNLEHRHIISIVGARKITTSGVAFCEELVEKLSPYNPIIVSGFAYGTDITAHKAAIAQDLQTIACLAHGLNQIYPKVHKKYMVDIEKNGGFYTDFWSSDPFDKNNFLKRNRIIAGVSEATIVIESAEKGGSLVTADIANSYNRDVFAVPGRTTDSQSVGCNNLIKHQKAHMLTTPLDVPYILNWQLEDDKKPAIQKQLFVELDSTEKVIYSYLKENDKQVLDVIAINCQLPIFKVAGVLLNMELKGVIRPLPGKLFEVI
- a CDS encoding HU domain-containing protein, with the protein product MQLETYISDLLYRYECVTVPKFGAFVTQRVSATIDDTTNSFFPPKKVLSFNEQIQANDGLLAHYIADVEKIPFEVAVKKIDKRVKTLKAYLTQGETLTFKNIGEIVFNNEGKILFEPTYHLNYLTDAFGLSQFETSQVNREVYKKEVETIENVIPIGVTSEKRKSKPYLRYAAVAVVALTLGGFVASNYYVNQIETHNQLAQEEATQQLDTKIQEATFSLNPLPAITLNVTRQTGNYHIIAGAFRIEKNCIKRIEQLKADGFSARKIGVNKYGLHEVAYSSFETGQEALTALRNIRKSHNKDAWLLVRKLD
- the trpS gene encoding tryptophan--tRNA ligase; its protein translation is MARILTGIQSTGTPHLGNLLGAIIPAIDMANNPENDSFLFIANLHTLTQIKDADTLRTNTYSTAATWLAFGLNIEKTVFYRQSDVPQVTELSWYLSCFFPYQRLTLAHSFKDKADRLEDVNAGLFSYPMLMAADILLYDAEIIPVGKDQLQHIEMTRDVASRFHAKMGETFVLPEGKIQENTMLIPGTDGEKMSKSRDNIINIFFDDKKLRKQIMSIATDSTPLEDPKDWATCNCFAIYSLLADGSQIETMKANYEHGGYGYGHAKQALFELITHMFSEERARYNYYMNNLSEIDKALALGSEKAKLVADTVLGRVREKAGY